DNA sequence from the Labrus bergylta chromosome 13, fLabBer1.1, whole genome shotgun sequence genome:
TTTGCATGTTTTCCTCATAGAACAAATCTTAACACAccttttatattgttttaatcTGAACGGCATGTAACATAAATAGAACTACaagtatattgtgtttttatttttcgcTATTCAATTGAACTTATCTTATTGTTTTATCTCTATTGtaatttcttgctttatttgattaatgtaaatatgtttgtttttgaactttttgctatttttacTAATTATACTACTGTTTTTGAGCTGCTGTAACAAAGACATTTCTCccaatgggggatcaataaagttgatctttatctttatcttcttCTTGACAGTTTACAGAAACGCATTGTTCAACCAGGGAAGGGATGTGAACCTGACATGCAGCGAGAGGACATGGAATGAGACCTTTTATATAATCTGGGAAataaagctgaaaaacaaaatctgtaaaATATCCTTTAACAGTGATGGGGGAAGTGAAGACTCCTGCAATGACGGGAAGTCACTTCGTAACACTTCCAGCTCTCAGTCATACCTGCACATCTCAAAATTCTCAAATAACGACGTGGGGGTCTACAAATGCCAATCGCCTTACCGAGGAGGAACCGTGGATGTTATCATCAATGTGAATACGACAGgtaagatcttttttttcaagatttatttttgtgcctttaatggagagataggacagtggatagattcagaaatcagggagagagagagcagggagaatgacatgcaggaaaggagccacaggttgggtttgaacctgggccgcctccTTGGAGGAGCATGGCCTCCTTGGAGGAGCATggcctccttacatggggcgcgtgcactaaccactggaCCACCAGTGCACCACTAAGatcattttcactttaaaagGTGATGGGTTTACATCACAGCATcatattaataaagtttatcaaatcaaaaattaaaatattctCTTAATGACTTTTAGCCTTACTTAGTCGCAGCCTatttaatgcattcatttaacCAACAGTTTGCAATATCATAGCCTCATAACGAGACAGCTGCAATGTTAATTTTCCTAATTTTGTTAAAGCATCTGTGGGGATCTTTCATTGTGTGTTCATTTTGGCAGCCCTGTGAACATGGTTTCCTTTGCTTCCCTGTCATATCTCAGGCTTCTTCAAacggttttattttgaaatgtgaccATCGTCAAGCTGCTGCtttcatttgacattttctctccGTCCCCTGGCTTTTCTTTTCTACGACCCTGAACCCACTCATCTGCAAATGTTCACCTCTCATGAGTGCTAGAAATTTACTGATGTTGCTTTTGTAAAATTGTACATAATCTTGAAGATCCTGAAAttaccagcatgaaaccaaaacaactcgcgatgtaaacaaagtgaagataggactctgaaaactctgaaaacatcacagacagtgggactcgggtgttacacccattgtagacagtcatgactcacagagttattttcagaggatatactttttctacatttaagtgtgaaaaatcataCAGAAAGCCTTTAAGGTCTCACTGTTACGGACCCCCAACAATAACTTCTCGTgtatcattttatcttcaaacagtgctACAGGacccaaattttcctctgaggacagtttgtgtatcaAGTTATGAACATTgaccacagaatctgtaaatttctccaactttcaaatttctctacatatagtgcacctttaatatttttttatgtgattaAGTTGAGCACACCTTAAGACAGATTTCTGAGTCTCATTTCTGCTGTTCTATCtctctttattcagtttgtccCACTGTGACTATGAGGGttaaacatgaagacaacaaGACGGTTGCAGTGTGCAAGGCTGAAAGAGGATATCCTGCCGCCAACATCAGCTGGAACTTTACTGGGAACTGGTCTGTGGACCCTGTTTCCACAGAAGACGGACTTCTTACAGTAGAGAGTCGTCTGTTACTCCCCGAGGGAACAGACGCAGAAAACATTAAGTGTGTCGTCAGGCATCCCTGCTGGGAAGGGGAAAAGCCTTTCAGCCTAAACCACATACAAGGTCAGAGTTTTGAGATTTATAATACgtctgaaaaaaacacattcagcgttttaaaaaaaacacagtgttaaCATCAAATGTCAAAAACAGAAGAGTGTTATTTTGGCATCTAGCAAATTATTAACATACGCAATCTTCCCTTTCTCACTGTAGGTAATGTTCCTTGGCTGCTCATTCTTACTGTTATGATAATCACTATGTTGGTGGCGGgacttttatttattgcacaaaaGAAACTAAGAATGTTGAGGTAAGAATTATAAATTgagaaatgaatgaatttaaataaGTTTAAGCTtgctatattttctgtttgtttacttagatgtgcactttttttttttttaaaggcaatgCCAGCAGTCTGACCCCTCCTCATCCAAATCTTCACCAGTAGGTTATCTTTCTGTAACTCTTACAGTTtatcttctctttttaaatatataacatgTCGTGTATAATTCTAATTCGGGGCACCAGCTTAAAGTATAAGCACAAGATAACTAACCTTAGTTGATTAATTAATCTATACATCTGTCTCATATCATCGGCAAATTCTCAAACAGTTGAAACCataaaaatacacagacaaagtACTGAAAGTTTATGGTTTTAACTGCTTGAGAATTTGCTCCGATGATGTGAGATAGATTTATCGATTCATTAATTAACTAATGTTAGTTATCTTGTGCTTATACTTTAAGCTGGTGCCCCAAATTAGAATTATACGCTGCACACACATTAcacctctctgtgtttcttttttttttcagacagagGATGTGGAGGAAGTGCAGCCGTACGCCAGCTATGTTCAACGAGTGAACTCTATCTATAACTCATCTGCCGATTTGTTCACATAAGATTCCACACGTTACACACGCTCGTTCAAATGCTGCATCTGCAAATGCGTCTCTTTCTCATTGTGAGAAACTGAAGGCTTTGAAACTGAGATGTGTTGAAATAGTAAAGAGAGATGTGAAGGTGTGATAAACTTTGATAAATATGGAGCCTAATGACTGATGGAACAGGGGATGTACCCAACAGCCTCAAACTGGCTCCAAAGCACAGTAC
Encoded proteins:
- the si:ch211-214p13.9 gene encoding cell surface glycoprotein CD200 receptor 1-A isoform X2, producing the protein MAYTMWIYVVVILILSEAWGKVPVYRNALFNQGRDVNLTCSERTWNETFYIIWEIKLKNKICKISFNSDGGSEDSCNDGKSLRNTSSSQSYLHISKFSNNDVGVYKCQSPYRGGTVDVIINVNTTVCPTVTMRVKHEDNKTVAVCKAERGYPAANISWNFTGNWSVDPVSTEDGLLTVESRLLLPEGTDAENIKCVVRHPCWEGEKPFSLNHIQGNVPWLLILTVMIITMLVAGLLFIAQKKLRMLRQCQQSDPSSSKSSPTEDVEEVQPYASYVQRVNSIYNSSADLFT
- the si:ch211-214p13.9 gene encoding cell surface glycoprotein CD200 receptor 1-A isoform X1, with translation MAYTMWIYVVVILILSEAWGKVPGSNQNTSVITSTSPPKVHVYRNALFNQGRDVNLTCSERTWNETFYIIWEIKLKNKICKISFNSDGGSEDSCNDGKSLRNTSSSQSYLHISKFSNNDVGVYKCQSPYRGGTVDVIINVNTTVCPTVTMRVKHEDNKTVAVCKAERGYPAANISWNFTGNWSVDPVSTEDGLLTVESRLLLPEGTDAENIKCVVRHPCWEGEKPFSLNHIQGNVPWLLILTVMIITMLVAGLLFIAQKKLRMLRQCQQSDPSSSKSSPTEDVEEVQPYASYVQRVNSIYNSSADLFT